The following are encoded together in the Streptomyces sp. NBC_01465 genome:
- a CDS encoding SPFH domain-containing protein: protein MPSVIIVLIILVVLVFIALVKTIQVIPQASAAIVERFGRYTRTLNAGLNIVVPFIDSIRNRIDLREQVVPFPPQPVITQDNLVVNIDTVIYYQVTDARAATYEVASYIQAIEQLTVTTLRNIIGGMDLERTLTSREEINAALRGVLDEATGKWGIRVNRVELKAIEPPTSIQDSMEKQMRADRDKRAAILQAEGVRQSEILRAEGEKQSSILRAEGDAKAAALRAEGEAQAIRTVFESIHAGDADQKLLAYQYLQMLPKIAEGDANKLWIVPSEIGDALKGLSGAFGNVAGGVPGFDTGKENKTPPTD, encoded by the coding sequence CGTCCTGATCATTCTGGTGGTGCTGGTCTTCATCGCCCTGGTCAAGACGATTCAGGTCATCCCGCAGGCCAGCGCCGCCATCGTGGAGCGCTTCGGCCGCTACACCCGCACGCTCAACGCGGGCCTGAACATCGTCGTCCCGTTCATCGACTCGATCCGCAACCGCATCGACCTCCGTGAGCAGGTCGTCCCGTTCCCGCCCCAGCCGGTGATCACCCAGGACAACCTGGTCGTCAACATCGACACCGTCATCTACTACCAGGTGACCGACGCGCGCGCCGCGACGTACGAAGTCGCCAGCTACATCCAGGCGATCGAGCAGCTCACCGTCACCACCCTCCGCAACATCATCGGCGGCATGGACCTCGAGCGGACCCTGACCTCCCGCGAGGAGATCAACGCGGCGCTGCGCGGAGTCCTCGACGAGGCCACCGGCAAGTGGGGCATCCGCGTCAACCGCGTCGAGCTCAAGGCGATCGAACCGCCGACCTCCATCCAGGACTCGATGGAGAAGCAGATGCGCGCCGACCGCGACAAGCGCGCCGCGATCCTCCAGGCCGAAGGCGTACGGCAGTCGGAGATCCTGCGCGCCGAGGGCGAGAAGCAGTCCTCGATCCTGCGCGCCGAGGGTGACGCCAAGGCCGCAGCGCTGCGCGCCGAGGGTGAGGCCCAGGCCATCCGTACGGTCTTCGAGTCGATCCACGCGGGCGACGCGGACCAGAAGCTCCTCGCGTACCAGTACCTCCAGATGCTCCCGAAGATCGCCGAGGGCGACGCCAACAAGCTCTGGATCGTGCCCAGCGAGATCGGCGACGCACTCAAGGGTCTCAGCGGCGCCTTCGGGAACGTGGCAGGGGGAGTGCCCGGCTTCGACACGGGCAAGGAGAACAAGACCCCGCCGACCGACTGA